A segment of the Orcinus orca chromosome 4, mOrcOrc1.1, whole genome shotgun sequence genome:
AAACCACTGGGAAGCAAACCGTTTTGTAGAGGTCCACTGAATAGTCAAATGGTCTCGATCCTTAGCCATCAGAGGCCGCCTTTGTCTGGCAGGCAGAGGTGCAGGTCCTCAGCGAGGGAACACAACCAGCAGGCACCTGGAACTGAGCTCCTGGCAGCCGGGAGCTGCTGTAATTTCCTGTGGGTTGGCAAGCTTTAATGGCACAGCTAACCCAGGAAAGTTGGGCACAGATGTCAGTTTCATGCCATCACTGCTTCCCTTCGAGGGGCTGTAGGTTGTGTCCTCCTGCCTCTCGGTAGGAATCTGAAGCTTCCTGCAGGTGCCTGACTCCTCAGACACTTCAGTTGGGGAAAGGGGAGTATGTTCATCTCATTTTATATCCATGCATTTTTCATCTAAAATGTACAGGCTATTCCTTAAGGGATTTTACTATAAATAAAGCCCCTATACAGCTGAACCTCCCTACAGGTGACCCATAAAAATGCCCCTGTTTTGTCCCTCCcgccttcccctccctctttccctgcttAATAACCCCTTACAGCCCcaccgtgggggggggggggatttaTCTTTCTAATCTGGGTGCCCGCAGGCTTCGCGGTGAGTCAAAGCTAGCCCTGCATGCGGATgatagaaaagtttaaaaacccATTACAAAAGTGCTCCAGATGCACCAAACGCGAAGCTCCTGTAATCAGTATTCAAAGAGAGCAAAAAGCCTCCTGTGGCCTCGTCTCCCCTGCTCCACGGCCATTACCCCTGCCCCAGTCGCCATGGCAACGGGAAAACATCTGGGAGAGCGCCCAGGAGCCGAGCATTAAGCTGGGAGGGAGACCAATTACCCGTCCTCAGCGATCAGGCCCTGCCCGCTCCACTCCACCTGGCTTCTGTCTCTTTATTAATAGCCACCTACTCCTTCTGCACCGGGAGGCAGACGCAGGTCTCACACAACCCACGACCCGCACTTGATTCCATTTTCCCTCCCACAGCCCTGCCACTTCCTGTCGGCCTCCACACTCCCTCCGCCTCCTTCAGTTCCCCCCTGACACCCACTTAGCCCCACGAAGCCCCCTGCCGGCTAGACTCCCGGGTGCACTTGACGGTAGGATTGCAGGGTAGAGGTGGGGACGGGGGACCCAGCAGGACACCGGCTCTCTTATCTGGTCTCTGTGCTGAACAGTGAGCAAGAGAGTCTTTCTGGAGCTTGAGCCCAGCCAAGTGTCCTGTAGTTAAAACCTGTTTAAAGGGATGCTTTACTGCCAGCTGTTTCCCCTGCAGCTCTTTCCCAGAGATGCAGCACATCAGGACacctaataaatgttaaataataacaACTGCAAATCTAATGCCTGCAAGTCTAGGGAAAAGGACAATAGCACATTAAGTCACTACACAGCCTTCCCTTTCCTGGACAAGGAACGGACAGGCCCAAAGAAAAAAGGTAATTTCCAAACAGGTGAAGTGTTCTTTCTACAAATATTGGCCAAGTGCTCCCCAGTTGTCAAATTTAAAGACATTTCTTGGTGTGGAAGAATAGAGCAGGCTCTATTCACCTGAGGACAGAAACAACGTGTCTATTCCTAACCTGAGACATCACCCATGCCCTCCCACAAAACATTCCTTTGGGAACTTTCCAAGCAAAATGCTGGTCTGACGCAgtatgacagttttatttttcctggaaaaataaattaaaaatatatttaaatcaaattccgttaatttaaatatattctccTTTTATTGACTCGCATTATAATGCTAAATATGAATGGGGGGACTTCAGTGGGCAGTGGTTGTGAACATTTTCTCTGTCAGTCTGTCTGAAGAGAGAGTCATCAGTTAACCATCTGAATCTATATTAAAGGAGtggcaagtaaaagaaaatattccaatAAAGCGCTCCTTACCAAAAACTTTGGTGATAAGCAGTTGCTTTGAAATTCTAAGTTTtccatttgtgttttcttaaagTGAGGCATATTTAAAGTAAAAACGATATGCCAATTTGTATTAAGAATAATGTGCAAATTTACTTTTACCTCTGAGAATAAGTGTTCTCTAAAAAACGTTCTCACATTCTTTCATCAACTCATTCCTgcaacacatttattgagcagctaatATATGTGTTGGGCTAGGCATTCTGTTAGATAAAagggataataataattagcTGACACAATATGCTGGGTACTgttttttctaagtgctttaaacAGATGAATCCACTTAATTCAcgcaacaactctatgaggtaggtgctgagtttgcccatttgacagatgaggaaactgaagcagaggTCATAGAGCTAGGAAAGGCAAAAGCCAACTAGGCAGAGTATTCCAAAGTCTGTCCTTGCCACACTATTCAACAAGATAAATAAGACAAGTTCTTAGTTCTCTCGGACCTTAAAGAGAACATAACCTCGTAAGAAAGAGAGACCAAAAAAAGGCAAGTCACCAACTTATGCCAGTGTAAATACTGTGCACAATAAGTGTGAACAGTCAAGAGGTGGTGATTAATTTTGCCTGGGGTGTGATTACTCAGCTCTTCATAAAATCTTTAGAACTGGGCATTGAAGAAGGGGGTGGCAGTTTGCCAAGCAACAAAGAAGGAAATTCCAGACAGAAGACATAGCATCAGTCAGGCATGGAGGCATCAGGAAAGGGAACAGCAAATACTGCCTGGACCGTGTCTGGGGTCAGTTCTCACTTGTGAATGGCTTTTGAATTTTGAGATTCTCCAAATAAAATTCAGTGAAAAGTCCCTTTCTGGATTTAGAGCCTCAGAGCATGACCATTTGACTAGTCAACCCCGACCTCTCCCTGACCCCATGACTACATTAGGTAAGATCAGCTACAGGTTAGGGTTTGGGCAGGAAATTCTTACTttccctacttaaaaaaaaaaacgggtcCAGGCAGCtctgtttgctttttctctttctctagctTACAAAGGAGCTCCCACGTGATGACTGTTATTAGGTCACCCTGAAATTGCAAGCAGTGGAGAAACATATGTATATCTTCTACTTTCTTGGAATCTATTACCCTGCCATGAAAGGTAATGctcttctctgcttccttcccgACTCGCATTTGCCCTACCTGCTGGCATAATGGAAAATGACCATTTACAGCTCCACGAGAGCTTAAAGCCTCTCCTGGTACTAGGATGGTGAGGGGGCCCGCAGGCCAAGGGCATGATCTCAAAGCCAGAGGTGCCCTGTTAGTGGATGTGAAGTACACAGAGTGAGTTTTGTAtgcacatataaatatgtatcttATCACCGTTGAGTGACTTTTGGAATCCCTAAAGGCTTCAACTTGAAAATCTAattgtggcttccctggtggcacagtggttgagagtccgcctgctgacgcagggaacacgggttcgtgccccggtccgggaggatcccacatgccgaggagcgactgggcccgtgagccacggccgctgagcctgcgcgtccagagcctgtgctccgcaacaggagagggcacaacagtgagaggcccgcgtaccacaaaaacaaacaaacaaacaaaaaaatctaattgGAGTCACTTTTACCGGCACAAGCCAAAAGAAACCAAGTCTGCTTTGGACTCAGAACTATCCCGACACCTAGTATTTGATAGTCCTGGCATTGGAAGTGAATCCTCTCAGAGTGTATCTCTGACCCTGGGGATGTTCTATCAGATTAGTTTTCCATTGATGATAGTTATCTTTAGCCAATCAGGGATTTCATTCTAAAAGTTAGCATAGATTTAATAGGAATAAGAACCATGCTTCACCCAGGCCTTTTCAAGATTAAATGGGGATGGGGCATAGGGCAGAAAACAGTATCTGTGACAAAGCACAGATGGAAGAATCCTCTTCTTGTGGCGGTGAGCCGAAGGACTCCAGCCTTCCCACCCTGTCCGCAATCTGACCCACATCTTCACCAGCCCAACTGTTTCCTCCAATGGTCGGGAAATGTTACGTTGACCTATTGGCCAAAATTACACAGGGCCCTCATCTAGATTAGATACAGAGATGGCAgctgtgtattttaattttcaatttaggCTGaaagcattctctctctctcttttttttttaaataggaaggaATATGACATTTATAAACTCTGGAAAACTTCATTGAAACAAGTCATTCATCACGTATTATTTTACGTAGTTGCTTCACTTAAAAACCTCTCGGTTTCTTTTCCCACACCATCCCAACTCCAGGCAGGTGTTAGGATAATacttacttgtctgtaaagcactCTGAGATCCTCGGCTAGAAGGCTCTGTGTGGAAGCAAAAAGTATTGtgttttatcatttattcattaacatATGAGGCAGTTGTCTGGAAATGGGAACAGGCAAAATATTTACcttgtttattcctttttcttttacggTATATTACAAAGAGTATCACGGGTAAAAGTAGGACGGCCAATAAAATCACTGGGATCAACCCCATTAATATAAACTGTAATTGGCCTGCATCTTCACTAATAAGGGTAGGACTCATACTGACAGTGAATATTTCTGTGGTCACCGCAGCAAATATGCTCGGAACCGTAGCCTCTTCATCACTGCTTCCCAGTTCTGTTGACAGTTCTGTTTCTTCCATTTCTGTGGGAACACACACAAAATTGAGATTGTCATGGAGACAAAGTTAATATGGTATGTTTTCAATGATTTGAAATGTATCCGACATGCATCCAGTGATAAACTTGATCCGCTGGCTTTGGTCTTCCAGTTCAGTGTGACACAGAATACTATTGATCGAACATAAATGGAGCTCAACCTGGGAGTATATTGAACATGGAtcagagcccagagataaacctcgCACAAAGGCTGGCAGTTTAGACGCACTTAAGCCAAGGGCGTTGAGAAGCTTTGTTGTGTCAAGGGCGATATTCCAGGATATCCTATAGggtattttaataacatttctgAATAGATCTAAATTCCCTTTTACTGAGAGTTAAGCGCTTGCCACGTAACACTTTTAGGTAAAAGGATTGCACTatgtcctaatttttttttttttaataaaagtttacCTACCAATGGAAAAGAATTCTTTGAAATCAGGGTGACTGATCAGATGTCAGTGTAGGCCTCAGTTCTGCAGAGAACTAAGTCGTCTCTGAAATGATCCTACAGAAATCCTCCTGGactctaaataaaaatataatgtgtaTCTCGTTTGTACAGTGAAATTCTCAAGGGGAAGTTCCCTTAGAAACTAAGGAAATTACaccaatatttaaatttattgaataaCATGCATCTTTAGAACTTTCCCTATTAATAAGCTATATGCATGTTTATTCTGTTGGGACTTCAGATTGCGTTCGGAAACATCcatggttcatcacaggatagGAAAAGACTAGTAGCTAGATGATTATTTGAAAAATCTTTCCTCACCTGGCTCTGTAGTGACCATGGTCAGGAGAGCCCAGGTTTTCTTCCCATCGTGGTACAGTGTTGCCTATCATTCAGGTGGGGTCCAATGAGAAAACCAGCATATGAGCTGAGGCTACAGACAACTTATCCAATGGGATAATTTATGTGAAAGTTCTTTCTAAGGTGAAAGTTACTCTGCAAAGGAAGATGTCCACTTCCTGAAGCCATGTTCAGGAACATTAGGCCACCACCCAGAGGGTGACCGACTGGGCATGGCAGGATCAATTCAGTCCTTAGCTCTCCACATGACTGCATGACAATGATTTATAAAAGTATTCCTTTGATCACAGTCTAACTTTTCAGTTATATAAACACTTCAATTTCTCCGAAGGCCAGGGGATCCACTTGGTAATCATATCTGTCAATGCCACCCCAAACCCTCAGAATCAATTACAAACTGCAGAGTCTAAGTAACTGGTGTTCTTCTCGTGTATATACTGAAAGCAGGATTAAAAAATATCTACCACTTATTGACCTCTGCCTTCAGGGTTAAGTGACTTTGCCCtatatttatgtctttgaaaTAAGGTAAGTCAATAACGTATTCACACATTTGTTAAAAGCTTTGATATATCACATATCACTCTGGACCAGGAAAAGATATTTGTCCACCAGGACAATCTCCTCCTTAAAATCACCCTGCTTGCAGAACTACTGGGACCAAACAGCATTCTTCACTGGTAACCCAGGCCAGCAAAGACTGGATACATTTGGGGGGGACAGGTGGGCAGTGGGAGCAGtggcacacacacaaatgcagtTGGTGACAATGGCCCTATTCCTTGAAGTCAGTGCTGATGGACCTTCCTCCAATAACCAGacctcctttttatttcttctgtttatttactTCTGCTACTGCTATAGCTGCTGCTATGATTTCAAGTTACCTTTTCAGATAACTTACTAAGAGCCAAGCCCTGTGCTCTGCCTTGTACCCAGATTATCTCATTTTGTCCCCACCATTTTTTCAGATAGAAACCGGGCAGGGAGCTTATACAACTAGCACACAACCACAAAGCTATCACAGGGGAGTGAAGATTTAAACCCAGGAGGGATGATTGCAGAACCTGAGCTTTGAACCTCACACAATATTTTCCTTCCCATCAGGCAGGAATGGAATGATTACGAATCATGAAGTGGTAACCAAGAGAGGGAAACTTGTGTTCTTGCCCCTCAGCCTACAGGAAGGTGGATTTCTGGCACAAAGGCAATGAGGGGCTCTCATTGGCCTCTTGCTAAGCTCCTCAGCCCAGGCAGCTGTGAGCAGAGCTGCCCAGAACAACAGGATCTTTCCAGCCTCTCCACGGAAGGCGAACAATTTCCCAGTAGAATACTCAGAGCTCTGAGTCACACTTGACCTGTTGCcccagaagaggagaaaatgggaaaggaaataagctAGCAAGAATAATGAGGGTGTTTGGACAATCAGGCatgaaagagaaatggagagaagcaCACAGATGGTCCTGGGCCGTGCACATTTATTTCTCAGCACAAGGGACAATGCTGGTCACAGGTGGCTCTTAGTGGCATTTTGGAGTGAAAAGGACTGGAAATTTTCTCCACAGTATCCCTCTTACACACACCCTAACATATGTTTTCCATGTTAACCATCATTTACTCTCTCTGATTCTCTAGtgactatttaaataaatgagagtCAAGggtt
Coding sequences within it:
- the TMEM154 gene encoding transmembrane protein 154 isoform X2, producing the protein MPGRAYPEARRAALIFALVIAFLPTRQAQEMEETELSTELGSSDEEATVPSIFAAVTTEIFTVSMSPTLISEDAGQLQFILMGLIPVILLAVLLLPVILFVIYRKRKRNKQEPSSRGSQSALQTNDLGSENMKLPIFEEDTPSVMEIEMEELDKWMNSMNRNANYECLPTLEEEKEPNHSNPSDNES
- the TMEM154 gene encoding transmembrane protein 154 isoform X3, which encodes MPGRAYPEARRAALIFALVIAFLPTRQAQEMEETELSTELGSSDEEATVPSIFAAVTTEIFTVSMSPTLISEDAGQLQFILMGLIPVILLAVLLLPVILFVIYRKRKRNKQEPSSRGSQSALQTNDLGSENMKLPIFEEDTPSVMEIEMEELDKWMNSMNRNVTMNPETEWC